The sequence TAATTTTTGCTGCTCCAGCAGGCATGTTTTCCGATAGATTTGGCCGAGAAAGACTAATTATTTTCGGTTACTTGCTCTATTCTTTCATATACTTCGGTTTTGGAAAAACCAATAATCAAGGGGCAGTTATTCTACTTTTTGCCTTATACGGGCTATACAGTGCGGTAACAGATGGAGTGCAGAAGGCTTTAGTTTCTGACCTAATAGACAAGAATAAAAGAGGTACGGGCCTGGGCATCTATAATTCACTAATCGGTATCACGTTGCTTCCGGCCAGTGTTATAGCAGGTATATTGTATGATCAGGTTAATAATAGAGCTCCTTTTTTCTTTGGCTCCGCAATGGCGTTAGCTGCTGCAGTTTTAATGTTTGTATTTTATAAGAAAAGAGCTAAAGTCTACGCATAATAATATTTTTAAGTAGACCTCAAATAGATTGTAACAAACGTGAAAATATAAAACTAGTCATATGTGTTTTTATTGTATAAAACATGATGAGCGAACAGGAAAACTAACCGATTTAGAACAAATAAATGATTCGATACCAAAAAGCTAAGCGAATATATTTCTTGACAAAACTTACTAAATCGTTGTACTATTATAGAAAACATTTAGGATTACTAGGAATTATATTTAAGGTATTTACTTAGCTACAATTAGTTATTTTTGCTGAAAGCCTCGGTGGTGTTGAAAGTTTGATTACTTATCCTGTGGAACAAACGCACTCTGCTATACCCCGGGAGATTAGGGAACGAATAGGTGTAACTGACAGGCTTTTAAGGCTCTCGGTAGGAATTGAAAATGCAAATGATCTAATCAGTGACCTTGAACAGGCAATGAGTTAGTTATTTAGGCTTTTTAATAAAGATTGGAGGGTTTAAAATGAAATTTGGGTCAAAACTTATCCACAATGGAAACGAGATAGATAAGCATACTGGGGCATTAAGTATTCCTATTTATCAGACATCAACATACCATCAAGTGGATATAGAGAATTCACAGGAATATGATTATTCACGCTCGGGAAATCCTACAAGAAAAGCATTAGAGGAAACGATAGCTATCTTGGAGGGGGGAGATAGGGGGTTTGCGTTCTCTTCAGGGATGGCAGCCACATCTTCTGCACTGGCTATATTTTCAGCAGGTGATCATATTATTGTCTGTGAAGATGTATATGGTGGAACGTATCGAATAAGTACAAATTTTTTTAGTAGGTTTAATGTAGAAATTACTTTTGTTGATGCAAGCAATCTTGACAGTATCAAGGAAAACATCCGCAGTAATACAAAAGCCATATTTCTTGAAACACCTTCAAATCCATTATTAAAAATAACAGATGTAAGGGGAGCAATAAGAATTGCTAAAGAGAACGGATTATTAGTCCTAATTGATAATACTTTTATGTCTCCCTACCTGCAAAGGCCCATAGAACTTGGAGCAGATATTGTTATTCATAGTGCAACCAAGTTTATCGGTGGGCACAGTGATGTACTTGGAGGACTTGTGGTTGTTAAGGGTGAGGATCTGGGAAAGAAGGTTTATGCCGTACAGAATGGCTTTGGCGCTGTTTTGGGTCCACAAGATAGTTGGCTTTTGCTCCGTGGCCTTAAAACCCTACAAGTTAGGATGGATTACCAGCAAAAAAATGCCCAAAAACTTGCGGAATGGCTGGATCAACATGAAAAAGTCCAGTCAGTTTATTATCCTGGCTTACCAAATCATGTGAGTCGAGATATTCATTTTTCTCAAGCTGATGGGGCAGGTGCTGTACTGTCATTCAAAACAGTTAGTGACGCACAGGCACGTAGTTTTATGCAAAAAGTAAGTCTGGCTGCCGTAGCTGTAAGTCTTGGTGGTGTTGAAACTATTGTTTCCTACCCCGTGAAAATGTCTCATGCAGCTATGCCAAAGGAAGAGAGAGAGCGGCTTGGCATTACTGATAATCTCATAAGGGTATCAGTGGGATTAGAGGATATTTCTGATTTAATAGAAGATTTTGCTAGTGCATTATCAATCTAACATTATCAATCTAATATGTTTT is a genomic window of Bacillota bacterium LX-D containing:
- a CDS encoding aminotransferase class V-fold PLP-dependent enzyme, translated to MKFGSKLIHNGNEIDKHTGALSIPIYQTSTYHQVDIENSQEYDYSRSGNPTRKALEETIAILEGGDRGFAFSSGMAATSSALAIFSAGDHIIVCEDVYGGTYRISTNFFSRFNVEITFVDASNLDSIKENIRSNTKAIFLETPSNPLLKITDVRGAIRIAKENGLLVLIDNTFMSPYLQRPIELGADIVIHSATKFIGGHSDVLGGLVVVKGEDLGKKVYAVQNGFGAVLGPQDSWLLLRGLKTLQVRMDYQQKNAQKLAEWLDQHEKVQSVYYPGLPNHVSRDIHFSQADGAGAVLSFKTVSDAQARSFMQKVSLAAVAVSLGGVETIVSYPVKMSHAAMPKEERERLGITDNLIRVSVGLEDISDLIEDFASALSI